ATGCGTGTGTTAAAAACTAGATTGTCGGAGCCAAGCTTGGATCGCCCTTTGAGTTTACGTCTATGCTGTTTTTCCCATTCATCAAACTCTTCAGACCAGCGTTGGTTTTCAGTAGTTGATCGGGTATCAACTCTAGAGTAAAGAATACCAAGTAGCTCCACTTCACAACTGGCTTTACAGCGTTTCAGGGTTTCGACCCGCTCCATAACTTTGCTAAGTCCCCAATGGGAATAGGCATCAAGCAAGGTTGGCACGATGTAATAGTTGCTGAGAGCAAGGCCGTTTAGAGTTACTAAGCCCAGACTGGGTGGACAGTCAATGATGATATGGGTATAAGCTCGTTCCTTCGATTCTCGTAGTTTGTTGAGGGCGTTAAAGAGAATATCAGTTGCACTCAGATAATATCGCTGATATTTAACCAATTCGTCTTGAATATCAAATAGTTCTAGACCAGACGGAATCAAGTCTACATTGAGGCCTGTAACAGGGGTTTCATAACGAATGTCCGTGAGGTCAAAGGATTCTTCGCTATCGTCTCGGTTGAGTTCGTGCTTGAAGAGGTTAACAATCGTTTTG
This genomic interval from Candidatus Obscuribacterales bacterium contains the following:
- a CDS encoding AAA family ATPase, producing the protein MKLGNARVISFINLKGGVGKTTAAVNVAATLAKSFQMKQGNTQKPTRVLLIDLDPQSNASLTLLKPEAYDPNKTIVNLFKHELNRDDSEESFDLTDIRYETPVTGLNVDLIPSGLELFDIQDELVKYQRYYLSATDILFNALNKLRESKERAYTHIIIDCPPSLGLVTLNGLALSNYYIVPTLLDAYSHWGLSKVMERVETLKRCKASCEVELLGILYSRVDTRSTTENQRWSEEFDEWEKQHRRKLKGRSKLGSDNLVFNTR